In the genome of Salinigranum halophilum, the window CCGTTCCAGAGCGGTGTTGCCGTCGATGAACTCCGATTTGCCGAACTGCCGGGCGCGGGTCAGTGCGAACTCGATCGCGACGAAGAACCCGTTGGTGAGGATGAGCGCGAGACCAGCGACCAGGCGGAGGCTGAGTTCCAGCGGGGTCATCGTGCCCTGTTTTCCGAGCCCCCAATAAATAAGCAGGGAAACATGATTGGAGGCCCACAGGAGCCGAACCGACACTCGCCGTGGCGGTCCACCTCCGAACCGTCACGACGCGTCCGTACGCCGCGCGCCCGAACCAGAGCCCGTGACTACACACCAACCCGGTGTCGCCACCCACCGGCTCCGACCGGGCCGCGGGCGCTCACTCGAGGTCGAAACGGTCCGCGGTCATGACTTTGTGCCAGGCGTCGACGAAGTCCTGCACGAACGTTTCCTCGCCGTCTTCGGCGCCGTAAACTTCAGCGATGGCCCGAAGCCGCGAGTTCGAGCCGAAGATGAGGTCGTAGCGGGTCGCCTCCCAGACCTGCTCGCCCGTCTCGCGGTTGTAGCCCTCGTAGACGTGTTCCTCGTCGGCTTCCGCCCACTCGTAGTCCATGCTGAGCAGGTTGTCGAAGAAGTCGGTGGTCAACACGCCAGGTTCGTCGGTGAGCACGCCCAGGTCGGTGTCCTGGTAGGTGGCGCCGAGCTGACGCAGCCCGCCGACCAGCACCGTCATCTCTGTGGGCGTCAGGTCAAGCAGGTCGGCCTTGTCGACCAGTTGTGCTTCGGGCTTGCGGTCGGTGTTCTCGAACGCCTCGCCCAGATAGTTCCGGAAGCCGTCGGCCTCGGGTTTCAGCGCCTCGAAGGACTCCTCGTCGGTCCACTCGTCCTCGGCGTCGACACGGCCCGGTTCGAAGGGCACCTCGATGTCGTGCCCGGCTTCGGCTGCGGCCTGCTCGATTGCCGCGTTCCCACCCAGGACGACGAGGTCAGCGAGCGAGACAGCCGTGCCGTCCGACCGCGACTCGTTGAATTCTGCCTGGACATCTTCGAGCGTCGAGAGCACCGTCTGTAGCTGGTCGGGCTCGTTAGCTTCCCAGCTGCGCTGTGGCTCGAGCCGGATACGGGCGCCGTTTGCGCCGCCGCGTTTGTCGCTGTCACGGTAGGTCGAAGCCGATGCCCACGCGGTCTTGACGAGCTGTTGGGTCGTCAGGTCCGTCTCGAGGATGTCCTCTTTGAGCTGTTCGGCGTCCGCATCGTCGATCGGTGCGAACTCACGGTCCGGCAGCGGGTCCTGCCAGATCATCGTCTCCTCGGGTACTTCGGGGCCGAGGAACCGCTCGGGCGGGCCCATGTCGCGGTGGATGAGCTTGTACCAGGCCCGCGCGAAGGCGTCTAGGAACTCCATCGGGTCGTCTTGGAACTCCTCGATAACCGCTCGGTAGTCGTCGTCTTTTTTGAGCGCGATGTCCGTCGTCAACATCATCGGCGTCTGCGTGTCGTCGGGGTCGTGGGCGGCCGGCGCGTCCTCGACTTCGTCATCGTGTATCGGCGTCCACTGCCACGCACCGCCGGGGCCTTTCTCGACCTCCCACTCGTTGTCAAGCAGCGTGTTGACGTAGGACATGTCCCACATCGTCGGCGTGGAGTTCCAGGGGCCTTCGATGCCGCTGGTGATGGTGTCGTCGCCTTTCCCGGAGCCGTAGTCGCTCTCCCAGCCGAGGCCCATGTTCTCGATGGGCGCGTCCGCGGGCTCGGGACCGACGTACTCGTCTGGGTCGTCCGCGCCGTGGACCTTCCCGAACGTGTGGCCGCCGGCGATGAGTGCGGCCGTTTCCTTGTCGTTCATCGCCATGCGGTCGAAGGACTGCCGGATGCGCTCGGCCGACCACTCGGGGTCCGGTTGCCCTTCCGGCCCCTCGGGGTTGACGTAGATGAGCCCCATCACGGTCGCACCGAGGTGGTCCTCGAGTTCGTCGTCCTCGTCGAAGCGGTCCCACGACTCCATCTCCTGTTCAGGACCCCAGTCAGCGCCCCCGTCGGGCTGGAACGCGTCCGTGCGCCCACCGGCGAAGCCGAAGGTTTCGAATCCCATCGATTCCATGGCGACGTTGCCAGCCAGCACGATGAGGTCAGCCCACGAGAGTTGCTTGCCGTACTTCTGTTTGATCGGCCACAGCAGGCGGCGGGCCTTGTCGAGGTTGGCGTTGTCGGGCCAGCTACCGATTGGCTCGAACCGCTGTGTCCCGCCCGAAGCACCGCCACGGCCGTCGGTCGTCCGATAGGTCCCGGCGCTGTGCCAAGCCATCCGGATAAATAGCGGGCCGTAGTGGCCGTAGTCGGCTGGCCACCATTCCTGGGAGTCGGCCATCAGGTCCTCGAGGTCCTCTTTCACAGCCTCCAGGTCGAGGTCCTGGAACTCCGCTGCGTAATCGAAGTCCTCACCGAGTGGGTACGGTTGTGCGTTCTGGTCGAGTGCGCTCAGGTCCAGTAGGTCGGGCCACCAATCTTGATTTGGCTTACTCATAGCCGTGGGTTGATGCCTTTCCCTGTTAAAATTGTCTCTCTCGGAAGGAATGTTCGCGGTAGACGAAAGAATTTATCCGTTTCGTGTGCTCTCTCGCGCGTGGCGGACAGCGAGAGATTTGTGAACCCCCGCCGGGACAGGGGTCACGACCAGCACGGCGTCGGCCTCCTCGGAGCGGTGACGCCGCGCGTTGTGCCGCGCTACCACGACGAGAGCAGCGCTCGTGTCGCACCCATCGCTACCCAACCCGGAATCGACTGCCCGGGACCCTCCCGGAGGACGGCTGTGCGGTAGCGTCCGGCGCGTCTCTGACGACCGGTCACCCGCCGAGCATCGCGAACACGAACACGAGCGCCAGGTATCCGGTGACGACGACGACGGCCGCGACGGGCACCGGTGCTAGGTGCGAGTAACTACTGATGCGTTCGTCGGCGGTGCCGTTCTCGACGCGTTCGATGTCGACCTCGCCGGACTGAATCGCTTCGGCCTCGGGCATCACCTCGGGGAGTCCCTTCCGCCGGGCGTCGAGTTTGTTGAGCGCGAGGACCGCGGCGGCAGTCAGCACGAACGCGAGCGGGAGGGCGACGAACGGGGTCCGCAGGCCGAGCCCGTAGAGGACGAGTACGACGACAGTGACTCCGGCGGCCGTCGCGGCGAACGGAATCTGCGTACTGACGTGGTCGATGTGGTCCGAGCCGGCGAAGATAGATGACATGACTGTCGTGTCGCTAATCGGCGAACTGTGGTCGCCCCAGATAGCACCGCCGAACAACATCGCCACGACGACGGGGAGGACCGAGGGGCCGACGAGTTCCAGGCTCAGCGGAATCGCCAGCGGCGTCAATATCGCCATCGTTCCCCAGGACGTGCCCGTCGTGAACGCGACGAACATCGCCGCGACGAAGACGATGAGCGGGAGGAAGCCACCGGGCACGCCGCTTCCGACCATCACGTCCACGATGTACTGGGCGGTTCCGACGTTCTCGGCCGCGAGGCCGATGGCCCACGCGAGGACGATAATCGCGAGGGCGATGACCATCGTCTTGAACCCGTCGATGATCGTCTCGCTGGCCTCTTCGAGGTCCATGGTGCGGTAAGCGAGCGAACCGACGAACCCGGTGAGCATGAACGCGAACGCGCCGTACAGCAGACCGAGCGCGACGTCGGTCTCCTGGAACGCTGTCGCGATATCGACGCCGGGCTCGTAGCCGCCCCCGAGATACCACATCGAGACGAGGCCGGTGACGAGTAAGACGAGAATCGGCGCGAAGAAGTTCACCAGCGAGGGGTTCTTCTCGCTCGGCTCGCCCACGTCGGCGGAGACATCCGACAGCGGTGTCGCGTCGTCTTTGATCGTTGCACCCGTCGAACGCGCGCGCCACTCGGCGTCGAGCATCGGGCCGAAGAACCGCTGCGTGATGGAGATGAACCCGACCATGAAGAAGGCCATGAAACAGTAGATGTTCCACGGGATGGACTGGAGGAACAGTCCGAACGCGGTCACGCCGAGTTCCTGGGCCGTTACGCGGGTCGCCTCGAACCCGGCGATGATCATCGACACCTGAAATCCGATCCAGTTCGACACCGGCCCGAACGTCGTCACTGGCGACGTCGTCGAGTCGAGCGCGTAGGCGTGCATCTCTCTGGACGAGCGGTTCTCCTGGGAGAGCTCTCTCGTCGCGTTCCCCGTCACGACGGTGCTCGTGTACGAATCGAAGAAGATGAACACGCCGATGAGCCAGGTGAGTATCTGTGATTCTCGCGCGGTGCTGACCCGGTCGCCGATCGCCCGTTCGAGGGCCAGTATCCCGCCGGACCGATAGATGAAGGCGGCACCAGCACCCATGAAGAGGATGAGAATGATGAACTTGGTGTCGAACGGCGAACGAACCACCTCGACGAGCCAGTCCATCGTCAGTGCCGTCGCTCCGACGGGGTTCCATTCGGCGACGAGCAGTGCACCCACCCAGACACCGGCGAACAGCGACACCAGCACCTGACGCGTCGTCATCGCCAGCACGATCGCCAGGACCGGCGGCGCGAGCGCCAGGACACCGAAGTGCTCGGCCATGCGAACTGGTGACACGGGCGGCGCTGAAAAATCTTGTCAATTCATCGACTACTCCCGACGAAACTCCTCCGCGCCGGTTCGGAGCGTTTTCACGCGGTGTGTCTTCGTCAAGGTCGTGGCCCTCCTAGAGGCGTCGCTGGGCGACGAGAGCGTGTGCGTCCGGAACACTGGCCACCGGACAGACGAGTACGAGACCAGAGCCGGATGGCGGCGGTAGCGTGTACCCAGTCGCACGTTCTGCTCGACAGCACGGCACCGTCGGTGAAGGTGGACGACGACACGACGTCCCGACTCGAACGGTTACAGGCCGATATCCGGTCGAGGACAGGGAACCGCGTCACTGAGACGGTGGCTGCTGCTCGTGATACGGATGTGTCGCCCGGAACACTACCGGCCGGGTTTCTACTAGTAGGCTCGGTGGACGTAAAATATTGAAGAATCAGTAGGGAACAGCCAACCAACGGTCTCTACTCGTTTTCGAGAGCGTCGTAGATGTCGCGGTGTTCGTCTCGGTCTGTCTTGGCGACTCGTCGCACCAGTTCTCGACGAATATCAGCCATCACGTCGTCGAGCGGTGTCCGTTCGCCGGTGTGGGTCTCGAATGTCATCCTACCCATCCTGATTAGGCGTGGCGATCGATCCACTCACAGAACGCGTCGAAGTCGTTGGCCCCGACACTGTCGGCGATGCCACGTAGTGTTCCCGTCCGAAGTTCGTCGTGTAACGGAACTGTGACTCGGCGTCGGTCGCTTTCGTTCGTCGGGTGTTCGTAGTACAGTTGCGCGTGGTCCCCAGCCGTCCGTCGCCACTCGAAGCCCCGACGTTGACCAGCACCTTCACCACTTCCATGCCGGAGAACGTCCGTCTGCCCATCGATTAGTCGAGCACGTCCGGTGGGTCCCGGTCACCAGTCCTGTTGTTGGTCGGGTCGATGCCCAACTCTTGAAGTTCCTCGTCCGTCGGTTCTCTCCCGATCTCGTCGTTGTGGAGCGCAACCGCCTCGTCGAGGTTTTCTAGTGCGACCGTTCTGGACTGGCCTTGCGTCGTGACTCCGGTTTCGACGTGTTTGGCGATCCACCAGTCGTCCTCGCGCCACAGACGAATCTCGTCCGTGTGATTCGCTCCGTCTCTGGTCGAACTGGCCATTCTAGCTACGGATAGCGCAACACGTCGAATAAGCGTTTGGTCGGTGGCTATCTGAACGTCGCACATCGGGGGTGTTTATTCGGCTGTATCGGGTACGTGGGCGGGGAGTTGCTTCGCCGCCAGAGTAAACGCAGGTAATCAGAATCCAGTAGGAAGAGCGGTTACTACCAAAGAACCGGACTCATCGGTAGATCGCAACTGAATCGATGTATATTATTCACAAATGTTTCTAACAGCATACTCGAAATGTACGCCCGGAACACTAACGACCGGTCTCATCCCTGGGCTGCGTGCCGTGTCGACCGGGAAACCCTCGTGCCAGGCGGCCCGCGTTCGGTCGGATGACCTGGAGGGGCGGTCCATCTGTCCCACACCGGGGTTCTCCGCGCGTCATCGCGTCCTCGTGGACGTGCTCGGGCGGGGACTGCGGTGTGTGTCGGAGAGAAGGGGCGAACGCGTAAACCGATTACGCCCCCGTCGCGTCAGCCCGAGCGGTACTCGTCCTCGCGAATCTGGACGTACTTACCGTTTCGGAACTTGAACTTGCGTTTCTTGTACGTGCCGACGAGCCTCGCCGCACTCACGCCCGCGCTCATCTTCGAGACGCTCAGCGAGCGGTACCCTCCCTCATCCGTCTGGAGTTTCCGTGCCGTCTTGAACGCCCAGTCCCAGTCGTCGGGTCCGTACTCGTGGACGATGTCGGCCATCGCCACGTTGCGGAGAATCTCGTCGTTGATCGCGTCCTTCCACGCCCGGTTGTACGACGAGAGGTCACCCTCGCCGGCGAGTCGCCCCGCGATTGCGCCCGTTCGGACGGCGACGTGGTCGCCGCCTTCGTGGAACGCCGAGGTCGACCCCATCGCTCCGCCGACCACGGCGATGTCCGACGCGACGGGCGAGTCGATGGGCCGCGTGGACGAGATGGGGTACGTCTCGGTTCCCTTCGTCTTGCCTCTGTCCGCCACGAGGGGGAAGTCCTCCTCGATGTCGTACTCGTCACCGTACTCCTGTTCGAGGAGTCTGCGGATGTACTCTCGGCCCTGTGGAATCCGCTCGTCTTCAGGTGTGAGCAGTTCGTACTTCTCGCGGTCTTTCACCTGGTCGATGTCGAGGCCGATGGGCATGGTCAACCCCACGCGGCAGACGTTGTCGTCGTTCGGGAAGACCCACGGATACGCCGTGTGGCCCGGCATGTACCCCCACCAGAACTTGATGGCTCCCGAGACCTCTTCGTACACCTCCTCGGGGAACTCGCGGTGTTCCTGATACGCGATGTGGTTCGCCTTCGTCGACGCGAGGCGGTCGGTGATGTCGAAGTCGACGAGACGGTCCAGCACCTTGTTGGTGACCGTCCGCTGGGGGCCGTCGGCGAGGACGAGGAAGTCCGCACCGACGGTCGTGCCGTCCGCGGTCGTGACCAGGTGCGTCGGGTCGTCCGCACCGCCGCTCGCGTCGAGGGGGGTCTCGACGTCGCGAACGGAGACACCGACGCGGTACTCGGCACCTTTCGACTCGGCACGGTCGCGGAGGAAGTCGTCGAAGCGTGCCCGATTGAAGCAGTAGCCGAAGTGGTCGTACGACGATTCGATACCCGTCGAACGCATCGTGACCGACTCGTTCGGCCCGATGAACTCCGCCCGGTCGAGGTGGTGGAGGAGCACCCCGTCGGGGAACTCGTCGGGATGGATCCCCATGATGTCGACCCAGTAGTCGAGGATGCCCGCGGCGTCTGTCGAATCCGGCCCCAGTCTGTCGGGGCGGTCGGCCCGCGGCACCCCCTTCTCCAACACGAGTGCCGACGCGCCGGTCTTCGCGGCGGCGTGTGCCGCCGACGAACCGGCCGGACCCCCGCCGACGATGACCACGTCCACGCGTTCCATACTCATGTCGGTCGGGTTGGCGGTATTAAATCCCATTCTTTGCCGGTGGTGAGAGTAGCCTGCATCTCCGTCCGACCTGTTCGTCCCGTGCCGCGGCCGACGGCGTTGCTCGCGACCACCGAAGACGGCGACCCCGGCCGCTTCGAACGGACTCATGGTCGTCGCACGGCATCCCCGTGTATGAGCGACACACCACCGGACGTCGCGGTCCTGCGGCAGAAGGTCCACGGGATGCCCGCCAGCGAGTACGCCGCCGCGCTCCGCGAACGACTCCCCGACCACGAGGTCGTCCTCACACGGACCCCCGACGAGGAGCGCGAGGCGTTCGCCGCTCGTGTCGTGACGGGCCACCGCGTCGACCCCGAACGGCTCGACGCCGGGATGACCGTGTTCGCCTGCACCTGGGCCGGAACCGACCACCTGCCGACTGACGCGCTCGCCGACGCGGGGGTCACGGTGACGAACGCCGCGGGCGTCCACGGGCCGAATGTCGCCGAGCACGCGGTCGGCGCGATGCTCGCGTTCACCCGCGGCTTCGACGTCGCGTGGCGGCGACAGCGCGAGCGTGAGTGGCGCTCCTTCCAGGCGGCAGAACTCAAGGACTCGACGGTCACCGTCGTCGGCCTCGGCGCAATCGGCGAGGCTGTCGTCGACCGACTGGCCGGGTTCGGCGTCGACACCGTCGGCGTTCGGTACACGCCCGAGAAGGGGGGGCCGACGGACGAGGTGGTCGGCTTCGACGCCGTCCACGACGCCTTCGCGGAGAGCGACTATCTCGTCCTCGCCTGCCCGCACACCGACACCACCGACCACCTCGTAGACCGCGACGCCTTCGAGACGCTTCCCGCCGAAGCCGTCGTCGTGAACGTCGCCCGCGGGCCCGTCATCGACACCGACGCGCTCGTCTGGGCGCTTCGACGGAACCACATCCGCGGTGCGGCGCTCGACGTGACCGACCCCGAACCGCTCCCCGAAGCACACCCGCTGTGGAACTTCGGCAACGTACTCATCACACCGCACAACGCCGGCCACACGCCCGATTACTACGAGCGACTCGCGGACATCGTCGCCGAGAACGTCCGACGACTCGACCGTGGTGACGACGACCTCGTCAACCGGGTCGTCTGAGCGGCCGACCGGTGTCGGCACGAACCTCATATGTCTGGTAGTACCCTTTTGAACATTCACGAAGTAGAGAGAGTATGCGGAACAGGTACGTCGTCGTGCAGACGGCCGGGGGGACCTGGCACCTCGCCACCTGTCTCTGGGCCCACGTGGGGGTGACGCGTCGTCGAGAGCGGGTCGTCTCCGACGCGGAACTCGACAGCCTCGAGAAGACCTGTGATCACTGTCTCGGACGCCCCTGACGACACCGGAGGCGCCTCTCCCCGTCGCTCAGGTCACCACTCGTCAGTGCCGACGACGTTGTTCCGGAGCGTGCCGACGCCCTCGTACGTGATCTCGACGCTGTCGCCGGGTTCGACGAGCCCCGGATTCGCCGGACTCCCGAACGCGACGACGTCGCCCGGCTGGAGGGTGAACCGCCGAGAGATGAAGGAGACGACCTCGTGTGGGCCGAACAGCATCAGTTCGGTGTTGGCCTCCTGGCGGCGCTCGCCGGCGACGTCGGTGTACATGTCGATGGCCGACGGGTCGACGTCGCTCTCGACCCACGGACCGAGCGGCCCCGACCCCCGGAACGCCTTCCGCGCCGTGCGACCCTGCTGGTCGAGCGCGTCGACGTCGTTCATCACGGTGTAGCCTCGCACGACGTCGGGGACCTCGTCGACGGCGACGTCGCGACACTCGACGTCGATGACGGCCGCGAGTTCACCCGCGTAGGTCAACTCGTCGGTGAAGGGCGGATACGCGATGGGGTCGTGGTGGCCCGAGAGCGACGCCGGAGGTTTGATGAAGAAGTCCGGTTCCTCGGGCCGTTCGTACTCCATCTGTTCCAGCGTCGCCGCGTAGTTTCGCCCGACGCAGTACAGCGCCGTCGGCTCACACGGCGGGAGGAGGCCATCCTCGTCGACCACGTACTCGACTCCGTCGCTCGTGAGCGTTCCGTCTCGGTACTCGCCCGAGACGACACCGTCGTCCGTCCGTGCCCTCGCCAGTCGCATACACGCCCATCGCGTGGTGTGCGGCGAAAGCCTGTCGCTTCCCGTGACTGGGTCGGTGAGCTCACGCAGGGTGCATGTTTTTGTCAGCCGAACACCACCCACGGACGAGAGGCAATGACAGACACGACCGACGTCACACTTCGGCGGACACAGCTAGCGACGCCCGCGAGCGACACGAAGATGATGCACTCGGCGGCCGGGAGCGACGCGGACGAGGTGTTCTTGGACCTCGAAGACTCCGTGGCACCGAACGCGAAGGCGGACGCGCGTGACCCGCTCGTCACGGCTCTGACGGAGGAGGACTGGAGCGACAAGGTCGTCTCGTTTCGGATGAACGGCCTCGACACCCGCTGGTGGTACGAAGACCTCATCCACGTCGTGAGTGAGGCTGGCGAGTACCTCGACGACATCATCGTCCCGAAGGTGAAGCGCGCGAGCGACATCCACACGGTCGAGACGCTCCTCGAACAG includes:
- the katG gene encoding catalase/peroxidase HPI, which gives rise to MSKPNQDWWPDLLDLSALDQNAQPYPLGEDFDYAAEFQDLDLEAVKEDLEDLMADSQEWWPADYGHYGPLFIRMAWHSAGTYRTTDGRGGASGGTQRFEPIGSWPDNANLDKARRLLWPIKQKYGKQLSWADLIVLAGNVAMESMGFETFGFAGGRTDAFQPDGGADWGPEQEMESWDRFDEDDELEDHLGATVMGLIYVNPEGPEGQPDPEWSAERIRQSFDRMAMNDKETAALIAGGHTFGKVHGADDPDEYVGPEPADAPIENMGLGWESDYGSGKGDDTITSGIEGPWNSTPTMWDMSYVNTLLDNEWEVEKGPGGAWQWTPIHDDEVEDAPAAHDPDDTQTPMMLTTDIALKKDDDYRAVIEEFQDDPMEFLDAFARAWYKLIHRDMGPPERFLGPEVPEETMIWQDPLPDREFAPIDDADAEQLKEDILETDLTTQQLVKTAWASASTYRDSDKRGGANGARIRLEPQRSWEANEPDQLQTVLSTLEDVQAEFNESRSDGTAVSLADLVVLGGNAAIEQAAAEAGHDIEVPFEPGRVDAEDEWTDEESFEALKPEADGFRNYLGEAFENTDRKPEAQLVDKADLLDLTPTEMTVLVGGLRQLGATYQDTDLGVLTDEPGVLTTDFFDNLLSMDYEWAEADEEHVYEGYNRETGEQVWEATRYDLIFGSNSRLRAIAEVYGAEDGEETFVQDFVDAWHKVMTADRFDLE
- a CDS encoding Na+/H+ antiporter NhaC family protein, with product MTTRQVLVSLFAGVWVGALLVAEWNPVGATALTMDWLVEVVRSPFDTKFIILILFMGAGAAFIYRSGGILALERAIGDRVSTARESQILTWLIGVFIFFDSYTSTVVTGNATRELSQENRSSREMHAYALDSTTSPVTTFGPVSNWIGFQVSMIIAGFEATRVTAQELGVTAFGLFLQSIPWNIYCFMAFFMVGFISITQRFFGPMLDAEWRARSTGATIKDDATPLSDVSADVGEPSEKNPSLVNFFAPILVLLVTGLVSMWYLGGGYEPGVDIATAFQETDVALGLLYGAFAFMLTGFVGSLAYRTMDLEEASETIIDGFKTMVIALAIIVLAWAIGLAAENVGTAQYIVDVMVGSGVPGGFLPLIVFVAAMFVAFTTGTSWGTMAILTPLAIPLSLELVGPSVLPVVVAMLFGGAIWGDHSSPISDTTVMSSIFAGSDHIDHVSTQIPFAATAAGVTVVVLVLYGLGLRTPFVALPLAFVLTAAAVLALNKLDARRKGLPEVMPEAEAIQSGEVDIERVENGTADERISSYSHLAPVPVAAVVVVTGYLALVFVFAMLGG
- a CDS encoding type II toxin-antitoxin system HicB family antitoxin, whose product is MASSTRDGANHTDEIRLWREDDWWIAKHVETGVTTQGQSRTVALENLDEAVALHNDEIGREPTDEELQELGIDPTNNRTGDRDPPDVLD
- a CDS encoding NAD(P)/FAD-dependent oxidoreductase gives rise to the protein MERVDVVIVGGGPAGSSAAHAAAKTGASALVLEKGVPRADRPDRLGPDSTDAAGILDYWVDIMGIHPDEFPDGVLLHHLDRAEFIGPNESVTMRSTGIESSYDHFGYCFNRARFDDFLRDRAESKGAEYRVGVSVRDVETPLDASGGADDPTHLVTTADGTTVGADFLVLADGPQRTVTNKVLDRLVDFDITDRLASTKANHIAYQEHREFPEEVYEEVSGAIKFWWGYMPGHTAYPWVFPNDDNVCRVGLTMPIGLDIDQVKDREKYELLTPEDERIPQGREYIRRLLEQEYGDEYDIEEDFPLVADRGKTKGTETYPISSTRPIDSPVASDIAVVGGAMGSTSAFHEGGDHVAVRTGAIAGRLAGEGDLSSYNRAWKDAINDEILRNVAMADIVHEYGPDDWDWAFKTARKLQTDEGGYRSLSVSKMSAGVSAARLVGTYKKRKFKFRNGKYVQIREDEYRSG
- a CDS encoding D-2-hydroxyacid dehydrogenase yields the protein MSDTPPDVAVLRQKVHGMPASEYAAALRERLPDHEVVLTRTPDEEREAFAARVVTGHRVDPERLDAGMTVFACTWAGTDHLPTDALADAGVTVTNAAGVHGPNVAEHAVGAMLAFTRGFDVAWRRQREREWRSFQAAELKDSTVTVVGLGAIGEAVVDRLAGFGVDTVGVRYTPEKGGPTDEVVGFDAVHDAFAESDYLVLACPHTDTTDHLVDRDAFETLPAEAVVVNVARGPVIDTDALVWALRRNHIRGAALDVTDPEPLPEAHPLWNFGNVLITPHNAGHTPDYYERLADIVAENVRRLDRGDDDLVNRVV
- a CDS encoding fumarylacetoacetate hydrolase family protein, whose amino-acid sequence is MRLARARTDDGVVSGEYRDGTLTSDGVEYVVDEDGLLPPCEPTALYCVGRNYAATLEQMEYERPEEPDFFIKPPASLSGHHDPIAYPPFTDELTYAGELAAVIDVECRDVAVDEVPDVVRGYTVMNDVDALDQQGRTARKAFRGSGPLGPWVESDVDPSAIDMYTDVAGERRQEANTELMLFGPHEVVSFISRRFTLQPGDVVAFGSPANPGLVEPGDSVEITYEGVGTLRNNVVGTDEW